Proteins from one Pirellulales bacterium genomic window:
- the ffh gene encoding signal recognition particle protein: MFESLQEGLSSAFRSLSGKARLSESNMRDGLRLVQQSLLEADVSFPVVKQFMDRVSEQAVGEQVLKSLRPEQQVVGIVYNELVNLMGPVDHSLHLKPDLTILMMCGLQGSGKTTTCGKLARMIKERGRKPMLVAADLQRPAAVHQLQVIGEQIGVPVYVEEGSQDPVAVCQNAVKHAKTTDAQVIILDTAGRLHIDDELMQQLQRIDRRVTPDQVYLVVDGMTGQDAVNSAKAFNDALELDGCIMTKLDGDARGGAALSVKAVTGVPLKFMGTGEHLDALEEFHPDRMASRILGMGDVLTLVEQAQQKFDQDEMAKQEERLRRGEFTLDDFRKQLSQIGRLGPLNKVMGMIPGMGGLTKMMGDVDAEGDMKRLVGIIDSMTAQERRNPSKTIDTGRRRRIAAGAGVEPSEVNQLVKQFDGMADMMKRMSGLGMRERMREVQQLQKGFQDPGALLTKQKKGTGKRLSAQERTDLKKQREKEMRRRKRDGKRDRDGDNSNPGQK, translated from the coding sequence ATGTTTGAGTCGTTGCAAGAAGGCCTGAGTTCCGCATTTCGGTCGTTGAGCGGCAAAGCCCGGCTCAGCGAGTCGAACATGCGCGACGGTCTGCGCCTGGTGCAACAATCGCTGCTCGAGGCCGACGTCAGCTTTCCGGTCGTGAAGCAGTTCATGGACCGGGTCAGCGAGCAGGCCGTCGGCGAGCAAGTGCTGAAGAGTCTGCGCCCCGAGCAGCAAGTTGTCGGCATCGTTTACAACGAGCTGGTCAACCTGATGGGCCCGGTGGACCACTCGCTGCATCTGAAGCCGGATCTGACGATCCTGATGATGTGTGGCCTGCAAGGTTCGGGCAAAACGACCACCTGCGGCAAGTTGGCCCGCATGATCAAGGAGCGCGGCCGAAAGCCGATGCTCGTGGCGGCCGACCTTCAGCGTCCGGCGGCCGTGCATCAGTTGCAGGTCATTGGCGAGCAAATCGGCGTGCCGGTTTACGTCGAAGAAGGATCGCAGGATCCGGTCGCCGTTTGCCAGAACGCCGTCAAGCATGCGAAAACGACGGACGCGCAGGTCATAATTCTCGATACGGCCGGTCGACTGCACATCGACGACGAGTTGATGCAGCAGTTGCAGCGGATCGACCGCCGTGTCACGCCCGACCAGGTCTACCTGGTGGTCGACGGTATGACCGGCCAGGATGCGGTGAACAGCGCAAAGGCGTTCAATGACGCCTTGGAGTTGGACGGCTGCATCATGACCAAGCTCGACGGTGACGCCCGCGGCGGCGCTGCGTTGAGCGTGAAGGCCGTCACCGGCGTACCGCTGAAATTCATGGGCACGGGCGAACACCTCGACGCCCTCGAAGAATTTCATCCGGACCGCATGGCCAGCCGCATCCTGGGCATGGGGGACGTGCTAACGCTGGTCGAGCAGGCGCAGCAGAAGTTTGACCAGGACGAGATGGCCAAGCAGGAGGAACGCCTCCGCCGCGGCGAATTCACGCTGGACGACTTCCGCAAGCAGCTCAGTCAGATCGGCCGCTTGGGCCCCTTGAACAAGGTCATGGGTATGATCCCCGGCATGGGCGGTCTAACCAAGATGATGGGGGACGTCGATGCCGAAGGGGATATGAAGCGGCTCGTGGGAATCATCGATTCGATGACGGCCCAAGAGCGGCGCAATCCCTCGAAAACGATCGACACCGGGCGCCGCCGCCGCATCGCAGCGGGCGCAGGCGTCGAGCCGTCCGAAGTGAATCAATTGGTCAAGCAGTTCGACGGCATGGCCGACATGATGAAGCGCATGTCCGGCCTGGGCATGCGCGAACGGATGCGCGAAGTGCAGCAATTGCAGAAGGGTTTTCAGGATCCGGGCGCGCTGCTCACGAAGCAGAAGAAGGGGACCGGCAAACGCTTGTCGGCTCAGGAGCGCACCGACCTGAAAAAGCAGCGTGAGAAGGAAATGCGGCGCCGCAAGCGAGATGGAAAGCGAGACCGCGACGGCGACAACAGTAATCCTGGGCAGAAGTAA
- the rpsP gene encoding 30S ribosomal protein S16, which translates to MAVRIRMKKMGRKHRPFFRICAVDSRNPRDGAVLEELGTYDPLVPHVDARVLLNVDRMDYWLSVGAKPSVNVNVFIQKYGSKGTHLDEQKTARAQLSLPKQVPPAPEPVFIYTKPEPAKAEAASEEPVAVVAEGASEEPAAEAAQES; encoded by the coding sequence GTGGCAGTCAGGATTCGTATGAAAAAGATGGGGCGGAAGCATCGGCCGTTCTTCCGCATTTGCGCGGTCGACTCGCGCAACCCGCGTGATGGAGCGGTGCTCGAAGAGTTGGGCACCTATGATCCTTTGGTTCCCCATGTCGACGCCCGCGTGTTGTTGAACGTCGATCGGATGGACTACTGGCTCTCGGTCGGCGCCAAGCCGAGCGTGAACGTCAACGTGTTCATCCAGAAGTACGGCTCGAAGGGGACGCACCTGGACGAGCAAAAGACGGCCCGCGCGCAGTTGTCGCTGCCGAAGCAGGTGCCCCCCGCGCCGGAGCCGGTCTTCATTTACACGAAGCCCGAGCCTGCCAAGGCGGAAGCCGCGAGCGAAGAGCCCGTAGCCGTCGTGGCCGAGGGAGCGAGCGAAGAACCAGCGGCCGAAGCCGCTCAAGAGTCGTAA
- the trmD gene encoding tRNA (guanosine(37)-N1)-methyltransferase TrmD, which yields MRFDVLTLFPEMFPDYLGQSLLNLARQSGLVDVRLHNIRDWAHDRHKTVDDRPFGGGPGMVLKVEPVVECVEAVRAEADEPGHLIMLTPQGRRLNQSVVEELAGKRRLLLLCGRYEGFDERVRTILAPDEISIGDFVLNGGEVAAMVVIDTVIRLVPGVLGDEQSHQQDSFTGKDRLLEFSQYTRPREFRGHEVPEILLSGNHPEIARWRQQERIERTQQRSADRQASAGTRSDNQ from the coding sequence ATGCGATTCGACGTGCTGACCTTGTTTCCGGAAATGTTTCCGGACTATCTGGGGCAAAGCCTGTTGAATCTTGCGCGCCAGAGCGGTCTGGTCGACGTGCGGCTGCACAACATTCGCGATTGGGCGCACGACCGGCATAAGACGGTCGACGATCGTCCCTTCGGCGGCGGACCCGGCATGGTGCTGAAGGTCGAGCCGGTGGTGGAATGTGTCGAGGCGGTGCGGGCCGAAGCCGACGAGCCAGGACATTTGATCATGCTGACGCCGCAAGGGCGGCGGCTGAATCAGAGCGTGGTCGAAGAGCTGGCCGGCAAACGGCGTTTGCTTCTGTTGTGCGGACGATACGAGGGATTTGACGAGCGGGTACGAACGATCCTTGCGCCGGACGAGATTTCGATCGGCGACTTCGTGCTCAACGGCGGTGAAGTGGCGGCGATGGTCGTGATCGATACCGTGATCCGGCTGGTGCCGGGAGTATTGGGCGACGAACAGAGCCATCAGCAGGACTCATTTACCGGAAAAGATCGACTGCTCGAGTTTTCGCAGTACACGCGTCCTCGCGAGTTTCGCGGCCACGAAGTGCCAGAGATTTTGCTCAGCGGCAATCACCCCGAGATCGCCCGCTGGCGGCAGCAGGAACGGATCGAGCGAACGCAACAGCGATCGGCCGACCGGCAAGCATCGGCAGGAACGAGAAGCGACAACCAGTAA
- the rplS gene encoding 50S ribosomal protein L19, whose translation MSQQLLNKVEKGSLREQVPTFNIGDTVDVHTRILEGDKERIQIFNGVVIARSGSGTREMFVVRRIVQGEGVERKFPLHSPRIAKIEVKRSGIVRRAKLYFLRDRIGKAVRLREKRTNKPQEA comes from the coding sequence ATGAGCCAGCAGCTACTTAACAAGGTGGAAAAAGGGAGCCTGCGCGAGCAAGTGCCCACGTTCAATATCGGCGACACCGTCGATGTGCATACGCGCATTCTGGAAGGGGACAAGGAACGTATCCAGATCTTCAATGGCGTCGTGATTGCCCGCAGCGGATCGGGCACCCGAGAGATGTTCGTGGTGCGCCGCATCGTGCAGGGTGAAGGCGTCGAGCGCAAGTTCCCGCTGCATTCGCCACGCATCGCGAAAATCGAGGTCAAGCGTTCCGGCATCGTCCGCCGGGCCAAGCTGTATTTCCTCCGCGATCGCATTGGCAAGGCCGTCCGTCTGCGTGAGAAGCGTACCAACAAGCCGCAGGAAGCTTAG
- a CDS encoding YraN family protein, translated as MRFLGWLARFRKPGSLGQRGEVAAARFLKRRGYKIVARGDRAVLGELDLVAVDGRTIVFVEVKTRASQDAGNPAEAVDAEKQRRLTRVALAYLRRHELLEHPARFDVVAVTWPANSTQPRIEHIVHAFEAAGPQGMYN; from the coding sequence ATGCGATTCCTCGGCTGGTTGGCGCGGTTTCGAAAGCCGGGCTCGCTTGGCCAACGGGGTGAAGTCGCGGCGGCCCGCTTTCTGAAACGGCGCGGGTACAAGATCGTGGCCCGCGGCGATCGGGCCGTGCTGGGCGAGCTGGACCTGGTGGCGGTCGATGGCCGCACGATCGTCTTCGTGGAAGTGAAAACGCGCGCCTCACAAGATGCCGGCAATCCGGCCGAGGCCGTGGACGCGGAAAAGCAGCGCCGTCTGACTCGTGTGGCGCTCGCCTACTTGCGACGACACGAGCTGCTCGAGCACCCGGCCCGCTTTGACGTCGTGGCCGTGACCTGGCCTGCGAATTCTACGCAGCCACGGATTGAGCACATTGTCCATGCCTTCGAGGCGGCGGGACCGCAGGGCATGTACAACTAA
- a CDS encoding alkene reductase has protein sequence MAKLFTPIQVGPYTLLHRVVMAPLTRSRSQQPGDIPSELMLEYYRQRASNGGLIISEATAISRTARGWYGAPGLYSDEQVAGWTRITDAVHAKGGRMFSQLWHTGRASHMDMTGDSPPATASVNPAYWQDKSLVVSTPSGWAQPSPHRAFEISEVAGVVEDYRQAAARAKDAGFDGVELHAGNGYLIDQFLQDGSNHRTDAYGGSIESRARLLLEVVAAMASVWGGNRTAVRIAPSGSWNHMSDTDPRALFGYVARELNRFGLAYLHVIEPRVKGNVVITEGQGPVAAHELRQIFQGNILAAGGFEPETAKAVVESGDADMVAFGRYFISNPDLPARIERGLPLAEYDRDTFYTFDARGYTDYPVYAAPSV, from the coding sequence GTGGCCAAACTCTTCACTCCCATCCAGGTCGGTCCCTATACGCTTCTGCACCGCGTGGTTATGGCCCCGCTGACACGCTCGCGATCGCAGCAGCCCGGCGACATTCCCAGCGAGCTGATGCTCGAATACTACCGGCAACGCGCCTCGAACGGCGGGCTGATCATCTCCGAAGCCACGGCCATTTCCCGAACCGCGCGCGGCTGGTACGGCGCGCCCGGGCTTTACTCGGACGAGCAGGTAGCCGGCTGGACGCGGATCACCGACGCCGTTCATGCCAAAGGTGGCAGGATGTTCTCACAGCTCTGGCACACCGGTCGAGCGTCACACATGGATATGACCGGCGACTCGCCTCCAGCCACGGCATCGGTCAATCCCGCTTACTGGCAGGACAAATCGCTCGTCGTTTCCACGCCGTCGGGCTGGGCGCAACCGTCGCCGCATCGGGCCTTCGAGATCAGCGAAGTTGCCGGCGTGGTCGAGGACTACCGACAAGCCGCCGCACGCGCCAAGGACGCGGGCTTCGACGGCGTCGAACTTCACGCCGGCAACGGCTATCTGATCGACCAGTTCCTGCAAGACGGCAGTAACCATCGGACCGATGCGTACGGTGGATCGATCGAGAGCCGGGCGCGGCTTCTTCTCGAAGTCGTCGCCGCGATGGCGTCCGTGTGGGGAGGCAACCGCACCGCGGTGCGCATCGCCCCGAGCGGTAGCTGGAACCACATGTCGGATACGGATCCGCGTGCGCTATTCGGCTATGTCGCGCGGGAATTGAATCGCTTCGGGCTCGCTTATCTGCATGTCATCGAGCCCCGCGTCAAAGGGAACGTCGTGATCACCGAGGGACAGGGGCCGGTCGCGGCACACGAGCTACGGCAGATATTCCAGGGGAACATCCTCGCTGCCGGCGGGTTCGAGCCCGAGACGGCCAAGGCCGTGGTCGAGAGCGGCGACGCGGACATGGTGGCGTTCGGCCGTTACTTCATCTCGAACCCCGACCTGCCGGCGCGAATCGAACGGGGCTTGCCGCTGGCCGAGTACGATCGCGACACGTTCTATACCTTCGACGCTCGGGGCTATACCGACTACCCCGTCTACGCCGCGCCGTCGGTGTAA
- a CDS encoding phosphoribosyltransferase family protein, which produces MSDTIAQQRAEETRATFVACNAILTNDHFVYISGQHGSGWIDKDAIFVEPQRIRRLTSLLADAVRARGAEILCGPATGGLIVAQWTAHALGLPAVFTEHAARPAAAGPAAELRGNFVLRRGYDALVANRRVLIVDDVINSGHSLRQTAQAVRSAGGNVIGAAALVHRGNVDAAGIGVEYLDFLLEYDIAEWPAANCPLCQQRVPVNCRYAHGQDFLKSQCAPPAADTRS; this is translated from the coding sequence ATGAGCGATACGATTGCCCAACAGCGTGCCGAAGAGACACGGGCCACGTTCGTGGCGTGCAACGCCATTCTGACGAACGATCACTTCGTTTATATCTCGGGCCAGCACGGCAGCGGCTGGATCGACAAGGACGCGATCTTCGTCGAGCCGCAACGTATCCGCCGGCTGACCTCGTTGCTGGCCGACGCGGTGCGCGCACGTGGCGCGGAGATTCTTTGCGGGCCGGCCACCGGCGGTTTGATCGTGGCCCAATGGACAGCCCATGCATTGGGCCTGCCGGCCGTTTTTACCGAGCACGCCGCGCGTCCCGCGGCCGCTGGCCCCGCGGCAGAACTGCGTGGCAATTTCGTGCTGCGCCGCGGGTATGACGCCCTGGTCGCCAACCGCCGAGTGCTGATCGTCGACGATGTCATCAACAGTGGCCACTCGCTGCGGCAAACCGCGCAGGCCGTCCGCTCAGCCGGAGGAAACGTCATCGGCGCCGCGGCGCTGGTTCACCGCGGCAACGTCGACGCGGCAGGAATCGGCGTCGAATACTTGGATTTTCTACTCGAATATGACATCGCCGAGTGGCCCGCCGCGAACTGCCCGCTCTGCCAACAGCGCGTGCCGGTGAACTGCCGTTACGCCCACGGGCAGGATTTTCTCAAATCGCAGTGCGCGCCGCCGGCAGCAGACACGCGATCGTAA
- the tmk gene encoding dTMP kinase: MFFSLDGIDGTGKSTQLALCEAWLRGLGHDVVTCRDPGSTPLGESIRGILLDSRDTPISRTAEMLLYMAARAQLVAEVIRPALAAGKTVLADRFLLANVVYQGHAGGLDVDELWRIGRTATAGIEPNLAIVLDMSPDSARARLTRPLDRMELEGAEFQRRLRQGFLAEAGRRPEQIVVIDAARDVAVVQADIQRAFETRLIPTASD, encoded by the coding sequence TTGTTTTTCTCGCTGGATGGAATCGATGGGACCGGCAAGAGCACACAGCTCGCCCTGTGCGAGGCGTGGTTGCGCGGACTAGGGCATGACGTCGTCACCTGTCGAGATCCCGGCAGTACCCCGTTGGGCGAGTCGATTCGCGGCATCTTACTCGATTCGCGCGACACGCCGATCTCGCGCACCGCCGAGATGCTGCTGTATATGGCCGCCCGGGCCCAACTGGTGGCCGAGGTCATTCGTCCCGCACTCGCCGCGGGCAAGACGGTACTCGCCGACCGGTTCCTGCTGGCCAATGTCGTCTATCAGGGGCACGCCGGCGGGCTCGACGTCGACGAACTCTGGCGCATCGGCCGCACGGCGACCGCGGGCATCGAACCGAATCTCGCAATCGTGCTCGATATGTCCCCTGATTCGGCTCGCGCCCGGCTGACGCGCCCGCTCGATCGCATGGAACTCGAAGGAGCCGAATTCCAGAGGCGCCTGCGTCAGGGCTTTCTGGCCGAGGCAGGCCGTCGCCCCGAACAGATCGTGGTGATCGACGCCGCACGCGACGTGGCGGTCGTGCAGGCCGATATTCAACGCGCTTTCGAAACGCGGCTGATCCCCACGGCAAGTGATTGA
- a CDS encoding WYL domain-containing protein codes for MAVECEVSRRTIFRDLDMLRLAGVPMLFEDHEQQYRIPGMNFLPPTNFTPEEALSLLVLCYHLGDRSGVPFHAPARAAALKLECALPEQLREYLREATGAIHMRLEATNQSHGAAPYYQQLIDAIRRRRCVRIEYDSFSDQDVIRTKLSPYRLLFSRRSWYVFARSSFHRQTRTFNVGRISHLEPLDERFQIPRGFTIDRQLGNAWHLIPEAGPDQHVVVRFEKLVAENVAEVAWHKTQRLEWRDDGRLDFHVTVSGIHEISWWILGYGDQAEVLQPVALRQLIEERSRALLARYAPPHDAKIDGKSRKKPLTAGKRTKQVLSKKRSTKKPSSQKVRRPR; via the coding sequence TTGGCGGTCGAATGCGAGGTCAGCCGGCGGACGATCTTTCGCGACTTGGACATGCTCCGCCTGGCGGGCGTCCCAATGCTGTTCGAGGATCACGAGCAGCAGTACCGCATCCCCGGCATGAACTTTCTTCCGCCGACGAACTTCACGCCGGAGGAAGCGCTGTCGCTGTTGGTGTTGTGCTACCACCTGGGCGATCGCTCGGGCGTTCCCTTCCACGCCCCTGCGCGAGCCGCGGCGCTGAAACTCGAGTGTGCGCTGCCCGAGCAGTTGCGAGAGTATTTGCGAGAAGCGACCGGCGCCATTCACATGCGTCTGGAAGCGACCAATCAATCGCACGGCGCCGCGCCGTATTATCAGCAACTGATCGACGCGATTCGCCGCCGGCGCTGCGTGCGGATCGAATACGACAGCTTCAGCGATCAGGACGTGATCCGCACGAAGCTCAGTCCCTATCGATTGCTATTCAGCCGCCGCAGTTGGTATGTCTTCGCGCGGTCCTCGTTTCATCGCCAGACGCGAACCTTCAACGTCGGACGGATCAGCCATCTGGAACCGCTGGACGAACGATTTCAAATTCCGCGCGGCTTTACGATCGACCGCCAACTGGGCAACGCTTGGCATTTGATCCCCGAAGCAGGCCCCGATCAGCACGTCGTGGTGCGCTTCGAAAAGCTGGTCGCGGAGAACGTGGCCGAAGTCGCCTGGCATAAGACGCAACGACTCGAGTGGCGCGATGACGGGCGCCTCGACTTTCACGTCACGGTTTCCGGCATCCATGAAATCTCGTGGTGGATTCTGGGCTACGGCGACCAGGCCGAGGTCCTGCAACCCGTCGCGCTGCGGCAACTGATCGAAGAGCGCAGTCGGGCACTCCTGGCTCGTTACGCCCCGCCGCATGATGCCAAGATCGACGGCAAGTCGCGAAAGAAACCACTGACGGCCGGCAAGCGTACGAAGCAGGTCCTGTCGAAAAAGCGCTCCACGAAAAAACCGTCGTCACAAAAGGTTCGGCGGCCGCGATAA
- a CDS encoding TolC family protein, with amino-acid sequence MSVRDARFWATITAFVVLITGCQPSRPFYFFEDGDLSHYKGVATEVEYPDVNADTIPDVSGSLPPLTLQNPEPKEFWPLRLEEAVRVTLQNSKVFRTLGGQVQNPTFQVSLSPLNAQTIYAPAITESDPRFGVEGTLANFDTQWSTSVFWQKNDHPVNANFAGLLANVLAEDAAQFQSQLAKVTAAGDRVYFRNNTNYDMNNNPTNLFPAYWTTNFEAEFRHPFLQGYGAQFNRIAGPSGIPGVGGFTNIPGVYNGVAIARTNVDIAIADFEGRIRDVVNDTELAYWELYFSYRNLDALVVGRDSALSTWRKVKALYDAGARGGEAEKEAQAREQYFLFRGQVEAAVSNVYETENRLRYQMGIAPTDGRLIRPADDPTTAKVEFDWDEIKIESLARMPELRRQKWIVKQKELQIIASKNFLLPRLDFDGTYRWLGFGQNLWDIQRSPQEFNNAMQSLTGGQYQEWQMGFQANVPIGFRAALAGVRNAQLQLARERAVLQEEELEMIHGLTSAIRTLVRSYELTETNFNRLIAARVNVEAVRAAYETDTVTLDLLLDAQRRLAVATSDYFRSLVDYNLAVRTVHYRKGSLLEYNNVYLAEGPWPGKAYFDARKRARERDAGLQINYGFIQPNVFSRGPISQKMGTGDMIYNGNGADQPPPQPVPESVPAPPADRAMPGGATTSQIPQRRGGGMFGQQQPMSGGQDFNSITSAPGANAGPASYDWSAANSRPIQAPSSVVSTGDTRRSGAAVMQTAYNTQPVDPSLYTDDTQSNNASAQVNRLAPVR; translated from the coding sequence ATGAGCGTGCGAGACGCCAGATTTTGGGCCACGATCACCGCCTTTGTGGTGCTCATTACCGGCTGCCAGCCGAGTCGGCCCTTTTATTTCTTCGAGGACGGCGATCTCTCTCACTACAAGGGAGTCGCCACCGAGGTCGAGTATCCCGACGTAAACGCGGATACGATCCCGGACGTCAGCGGCTCGTTGCCGCCGCTGACGTTGCAGAACCCCGAACCGAAGGAATTCTGGCCGTTGCGCCTCGAAGAGGCGGTCCGCGTCACGCTGCAAAACAGCAAGGTCTTCCGCACCCTGGGCGGCCAGGTGCAGAACCCGACGTTCCAGGTTTCGCTATCCCCGCTCAATGCGCAAACGATCTACGCGCCCGCCATCACGGAAAGCGATCCTCGTTTCGGCGTGGAAGGCACGTTGGCGAACTTCGATACGCAATGGAGCACCAGCGTCTTCTGGCAAAAGAACGACCACCCGGTGAATGCGAACTTCGCCGGCTTGTTGGCTAACGTTCTGGCGGAAGACGCCGCCCAGTTTCAATCGCAGTTGGCGAAGGTCACCGCGGCCGGCGATCGCGTGTACTTCCGCAATAACACCAACTACGACATGAACAACAACCCGACGAACCTCTTCCCGGCCTACTGGACGACCAACTTCGAGGCCGAATTCCGCCACCCGTTCTTGCAAGGCTACGGTGCGCAGTTCAACCGCATCGCCGGTCCGAGCGGTATTCCTGGTGTCGGCGGCTTTACGAACATCCCTGGCGTTTACAACGGTGTGGCCATCGCCCGCACGAACGTCGATATCGCGATCGCGGACTTCGAAGGCCGCATCCGCGACGTGGTGAACGATACCGAGTTGGCCTATTGGGAGCTGTATTTCTCGTACCGCAACCTGGACGCTTTGGTCGTGGGGCGCGACAGTGCTCTGTCTACCTGGCGAAAAGTGAAGGCCCTCTACGACGCCGGTGCCCGCGGCGGTGAGGCGGAGAAAGAGGCTCAAGCCCGCGAGCAGTACTTCCTGTTCCGCGGACAGGTCGAGGCCGCAGTCAGCAACGTCTACGAGACGGAAAACCGCTTGCGCTATCAGATGGGTATCGCGCCCACGGATGGCCGTTTGATCCGGCCCGCCGATGATCCGACCACGGCCAAGGTCGAGTTCGATTGGGATGAAATCAAGATCGAAAGCCTGGCGCGCATGCCCGAACTACGCCGCCAGAAATGGATCGTGAAGCAGAAAGAGCTGCAGATCATCGCGTCGAAGAACTTCCTCTTGCCCCGCTTGGACTTCGACGGCACGTACCGCTGGCTCGGCTTCGGCCAGAACCTGTGGGACATCCAGCGCAGCCCGCAAGAGTTCAACAACGCCATGCAATCCTTGACCGGCGGTCAGTACCAGGAATGGCAGATGGGCTTCCAGGCCAACGTTCCGATCGGTTTCCGTGCGGCCTTGGCTGGCGTTCGCAACGCACAGTTGCAGTTGGCTCGCGAACGGGCTGTGTTGCAGGAAGAAGAACTGGAAATGATTCACGGTCTCACCTCGGCCATCCGTACCCTGGTACGGTCGTACGAATTGACCGAAACGAATTTCAACCGCTTGATTGCCGCCCGGGTCAACGTCGAAGCCGTGCGGGCCGCTTATGAAACGGACACCGTGACGTTGGACTTGTTGCTGGATGCCCAACGCCGGTTGGCCGTGGCCACGAGCGACTACTTCCGATCGCTGGTCGACTACAACCTGGCGGTTCGTACCGTGCATTACCGCAAAGGTTCGCTGTTGGAATACAACAACGTCTACCTGGCAGAAGGCCCGTGGCCCGGCAAGGCTTACTTCGACGCCCGCAAGCGTGCTCGCGAGCGTGACGCCGGCCTGCAGATCAACTACGGCTTCATTCAGCCGAACGTCTTCAGCCGCGGACCGATCAGCCAGAAAATGGGAACCGGCGACATGATCTACAACGGCAACGGTGCCGATCAGCCGCCGCCGCAACCGGTACCGGAATCGGTCCCGGCCCCGCCGGCTGACCGAGCCATGCCGGGCGGAGCCACCACGAGCCAGATTCCGCAGCGGCGCGGGGGCGGAATGTTCGGACAGCAACAGCCGATGTCGGGTGGTCAGGATTTTAACTCCATCACCTCAGCACCGGGGGCAAACGCCGGCCCCGCATCGTACGATTGGAGTGCTGCTAACAGCCGTCCGATTCAGGCACCTTCCTCCGTCGTATCCACGGGTGACACGCGACGCTCGGGTGCAGCCGTCATGCAAACGGCCTACAACACCCAGCCCGTCGACCCGTCGCTCTACACCGATGACACACAGTCGAATAACGCGTCTGCTCAAGTTAATCGGCTTGCTCCAGTTCGGTAG